Proteins from one Trichoplusia ni isolate ovarian cell line Hi5 chromosome 9, tn1, whole genome shotgun sequence genomic window:
- the LOC113497741 gene encoding neural cell adhesion molecule 1-like, which yields MRCLTAVFFIALVCSVRAQDDLPEPSLKIMARSTVYNVGETKAIFCKGQNIPPEYTIQWYSPSNKIVEERSTKNSRVFVERKTEDNGVLVPLIIHRIKITDGGNWTCRASPNLTETREFIVGEKVNIADRNVTLEGEEGRSIKLTCEANGYPTPVVVWYKDKQQIKDKEDPKKYTIKQDNTLEIKKLNHADVGLYVCKVRQKALSHYTEKTVHLSVQHKPILYNSDTQMVYTNQRYKTEEVYAILNDTKNVTCSAIANPPPTYRWYRRRNSFDEPITDSETVVTSEDGTSSVLVLRIRDDSYYGEYKCSANNTKGTESIIFHVNPGSKPEPPDSVELAGRNLTELTFNVSCPSCIFATGEEVSPNPNNLTVLGYIFQLAPAKEGYPADWDEAPEFSLNIEDPDDTLFTVGPLSNSTTYHVRVRTRNAAGNSEWLEIGDASTTDDAIRLTATLLIMIPAIIMLFFK from the exons TACGAGCTCAAGATGATCTACCAGAACCTTCACTCAAGATAATGGCGAGATCGACAGTCTACAATGTTGGTGAAACAAAAGCCATCTTTTGTAAAGGACAAAACATACCGCCAGAG TATACTATTCAATGGTACTCCCCCTCGAACAAGATAGTCGAGGAGCGATCCACCAAGAATAGCAGAGTGTTCGTGGAACGGAAGACTGAAGACAATGGCGTCCTGGTGCCACTCATCATTCATCGCATTAAAATTACGGACGGAGGCAACTGGACCTGCAGAGCATCTCCGAATCTCACTGAAACTAGAGAATTTATTGTTGGAG AAAAAGTGAACATCGCAGATAGAAACGTGACCTTGGAAGGTGAGGAAGGAAGGTCGATCAAGTTGACTTGTGAGGCCAATGGCTACCCCACGCCAGTCGTCGTCTGGTACAAGGACAAGCAGCAGATTAAAG ATAAGGAAGACCCTAAGAAGTACACTATTAAACAGGATAACACTTTAGAGATTAAGAAGCTGAATCACGCTGATGTTGGCCTCTATGTTTGTAAAGTCAGGCAAAAGGCGTTGTCACATTACACTGAGAAGACTGTCCATCTTTCCGTTCAAC ATAAACCTATACTGTACAACAGCGACACGCAAATGGTTTACACTAACCAGAGATATAAGACTGAAGAAGTTTATGCCATTTTAAATGACAC TAAGAACGTGACGTGCAGTGCTATCGCCAACCCCCCACCCACTTACAGATGGTACAGGAGGAGGAACAGCTTTGATGAACCTATCACAGACTCTGAAAcg GTCGTCACTTCTGAAGATGGAACCAGCTCTGTTCTCGTCTTAAGGATCCGAGATGACAGCTACTACGGTGAATACAAGTGTTCTGCCAACAACACCAAGGGAACCGAATCTATCATCTTTCACGTCAACCCTGGCTCCAAGCCTGAGCCCCCAGATTCC GTGGAGCTCGCCGGGCGCAACTTAACTGAGCTGACGTTCAACGTTTCGTGTCCATCCTGCATCTTCGCTACAGGAGAAGAAGTTTCACCAAACCCCAATAACTTGACTGTCCTTg gATACATTTTCCAACTTGCTCCTGCGAAGGAAGGTTATCCAGCTGATTGGGATGAAGCACCCGAATTCAGTTTGAACATTGAAGATCCTGATG ATACCCTGTTCACGGTGGGGCCTCTCTCGAACAGCACGACGTACCACGTCCGTGTCCGCACCCGCAATGCCGCCGGCAACTCCGAGTGGCTGGAGATCGGTGACGCCAGCACCACTGATGACGCAATCAGGCTCACCGCCACACTCCTTATCATGATTCCCGCCATCATTAT